A DNA window from Halobacterium sp. DL1 contains the following coding sequences:
- a CDS encoding regulatory protein IclR has product MLTEGEVRALTALHGEQTVSELATNLDRSLSYTSELVERLETAGLVETRRQGKTKRIRLSDAKALELLTDLTQQYSHIDWPELLSGAALRVCYFLDTPRTATELAGCADVHRSTVHRMLAPLQHRGIVYQTDDGAYALNGGFEPLSVFARELAHHLHRQTVEAQTDTYTILWESLDEFLVQTPTEPTEEHFIPTGPDQFQRYGLPLLARDRRHYLYSETAGDLSPEMLCCHMLVIDSGARTQSYCLLLLSHADIDRDELRAQATKYGVDDVVDDLYTYLDTSGDQRTSQLPEWEDFQELADEYEVTL; this is encoded by the coding sequence ATGCTCACAGAAGGCGAGGTTCGCGCCCTTACAGCCCTCCACGGTGAGCAGACGGTCTCTGAACTTGCAACGAATCTCGATCGGAGTCTCAGCTACACTTCCGAACTCGTCGAGCGGCTCGAAACGGCTGGCCTCGTCGAGACACGTCGACAGGGGAAAACAAAGCGGATTCGACTGTCGGACGCAAAGGCACTCGAGTTACTCACGGACCTCACCCAGCAGTATTCACACATCGACTGGCCGGAGCTGTTGTCAGGGGCTGCCCTCCGTGTCTGCTACTTCCTCGATACCCCGCGGACCGCGACCGAACTCGCAGGCTGCGCTGACGTCCACCGAAGTACCGTCCACCGTATGCTTGCCCCGCTTCAACATCGCGGAATCGTCTACCAAACTGACGACGGGGCGTACGCACTGAATGGCGGCTTCGAGCCGCTGAGCGTATTCGCCCGCGAGCTTGCCCATCACCTCCACCGCCAGACTGTTGAAGCACAGACCGACACGTACACCATTCTGTGGGAGTCCCTCGACGAGTTCCTTGTCCAGACGCCGACTGAACCCACTGAGGAACACTTCATTCCGACAGGGCCAGACCAGTTTCAGCGATACGGCCTCCCGCTGTTGGCACGTGACCGCAGACACTACCTCTATTCGGAGACGGCGGGCGACCTCTCCCCAGAGATGTTGTGCTGCCACATGCTCGTGATCGATTCGGGTGCACGAACGCAGTCATACTGCCTGCTCCTGCTCAGTCACGCCGACATCGACCGGGACGAGCTCCGAGCCCAAGCCACCAAGTACGGCGTCGACGACGTCGTCGACGACCTCTACACGTATCTCGACACCAGCGGTGACCAGCGGACGTCGCAACTCCCCGAGTGGGAGGACTTCCAGGAACTGGCTGACGAGTACGAGGTGACGCTATGA
- a CDS encoding DNA-binding protein, with product MSSKNVPSEVVSVDEQAFEKSDEAAVDEDGFEVVDETPEFQATVQMEVQAKVDANHPDGMVDTSEERIYGATLEQEERIRAREAELERISAQAELGTQEGREKRTRDIAAKRSAERRAEFQKRAASVNPMADPERGDPRAELTQEQLAAVNKQSMRLAEKLDGWSRAAIGRRLGEAVVGGKDMMSAVIGVFEELQTAPGQVVPIGMLEDVNRKEVSIEGRVEVLWDADSPAIAQVGLIADDSGKTKVTSWVASDQPWIEEGERVRIHGAAKNWYNGRVSVALTGWTTVHFPERGRWWEA from the coding sequence ATGTCAAGTAAGAACGTTCCCAGTGAAGTAGTTTCGGTCGATGAACAGGCATTCGAAAAATCAGACGAAGCGGCAGTCGATGAAGACGGCTTCGAGGTCGTCGATGAGACGCCGGAGTTCCAGGCAACGGTGCAGATGGAGGTACAGGCAAAGGTCGATGCAAATCACCCGGACGGGATGGTCGACACCAGTGAAGAGCGGATCTACGGTGCGACTCTCGAACAAGAAGAGCGCATTCGGGCGCGAGAGGCTGAACTGGAGCGCATCAGTGCCCAGGCGGAGCTGGGGACGCAAGAAGGTCGGGAGAAGCGGACGCGAGATATCGCAGCGAAGCGGAGCGCTGAGCGGCGTGCAGAGTTCCAGAAGCGGGCGGCGAGCGTGAATCCGATGGCTGACCCGGAGCGAGGCGATCCTCGTGCAGAACTCACGCAGGAGCAGTTAGCGGCGGTGAACAAGCAGTCGATGCGGCTGGCCGAAAAGCTGGATGGCTGGTCGCGAGCAGCGATTGGTCGGCGGCTGGGTGAAGCCGTAGTCGGTGGGAAAGACATGATGAGTGCAGTCATTGGGGTGTTCGAGGAGTTGCAGACGGCGCCGGGACAGGTGGTCCCCATCGGGATGCTCGAGGACGTCAATCGCAAAGAGGTGAGCATCGAGGGCCGAGTCGAGGTGCTCTGGGATGCGGACTCGCCGGCCATCGCGCAAGTCGGGCTAATCGCGGACGACAGTGGGAAAACGAAGGTGACGTCATGGGTTGCGAGTGACCAACCCTGGATCGAAGAGGGCGAGCGCGTGCGGATTCACGGAGCGGCGAAGAACTGGTACAATGGGCGCGTCTCGGTGGCTCTAACCGGCTGGACCACGGTCCACTTCCCCGAGCGCGGTCGGTGGTGGGAAGCGTAG